A single genomic interval of Cupriavidus necator harbors:
- a CDS encoding LysR family transcriptional regulator has translation MKRQPASQRTTTMQGRAAARGATSADRIELLQTFVRIVEAGSLSMAAAQLQTTQPTVSRRLQTLERLLGVRLLQRSTHAMKLTEDGERCYERAKELVADWTMFEADVRGVGHAPAGTLRVVVPHAFGQELLVGPLAGYLQQCPEVSVEWLLHDRTPDFIAEAIDCAIHVGEVHEPGVVAVRLADVPRAVIAAPSLFEGKPLPRRPEDLEDLPWLALRTFYRNEVVLQNTQTLARQGIAFQPRMSTDSLYALHSATRLGLGVAVGSAWIFADDIASGRLLHLLPQWQADPLPIYLVYPYARFYPAKLRLFVDAMRQAIPTPGMVGSPGPRRRERGERTRRA, from the coding sequence ATGAAACGCCAGCCAGCATCGCAGCGAACCACCACCATGCAGGGCAGGGCAGCCGCCCGCGGCGCCACCAGCGCCGACCGCATCGAGCTGTTGCAGACCTTTGTGCGCATCGTCGAGGCCGGCAGCCTTTCGATGGCGGCAGCGCAGCTGCAGACGACCCAGCCCACCGTCAGCCGGCGCCTGCAGACGCTGGAGCGGCTGCTCGGCGTGCGCCTGCTGCAGCGCTCCACGCATGCGATGAAGCTGACCGAGGACGGCGAGCGCTGCTATGAGCGTGCCAAGGAACTGGTGGCCGACTGGACCATGTTCGAGGCCGACGTGCGCGGGGTCGGGCATGCGCCGGCCGGCACGTTGCGCGTGGTGGTGCCGCACGCTTTCGGGCAGGAGCTGCTGGTCGGCCCGCTGGCCGGCTACCTGCAGCAGTGCCCCGAAGTCTCGGTGGAATGGCTGCTGCATGACCGCACCCCGGATTTCATCGCCGAGGCCATCGATTGCGCGATCCATGTGGGCGAAGTGCATGAACCCGGCGTGGTGGCGGTGCGGCTCGCAGACGTGCCGCGCGCGGTCATTGCCGCACCGTCGCTGTTTGAGGGTAAGCCGCTGCCACGCCGGCCGGAAGACCTGGAGGACCTGCCATGGCTGGCGCTGCGCACCTTCTATCGCAATGAGGTCGTGCTGCAGAACACGCAGACGCTGGCGCGACAAGGCATCGCATTCCAGCCGCGCATGAGCACGGACAGCCTCTATGCGCTGCATTCGGCGACCCGGCTGGGGCTGGGCGTTGCCGTCGGCTCGGCCTGGATCTTTGCCGATGACATTGCCAGCGGCAGGCTGCTGCACCTGCTGCCGCAGTGGCAGGCCGATCCCTTGCCGATCTACCTGGTCTACCCCTATGCGCGCTTCTATCCGGCGAAGCTCAGGTTGTTTGTCGATGCCATGCGGCAAGCGATTCCCACGCCAGGTATGGTCGGGAGCCCGGGCCCGCGGCGGCGCGAGCGCGGCGAGCGGACCCGTCGCGCATGA
- a CDS encoding MFS transporter produces MSSVPATPSAATIASPPLPGRLVLLLAVGAGLSVASLYYSQPMLGVMAPDLHASDSATGAIPTLTQLGYALGILLLAPLGDRYDRRRIIVAKAVALVGALLLAGLAPGIGALLVSSLVVGLAATMAQDIVPAAAALAPAAQRGKVVGTVMTGLLLGILLSRVVSGFVAAHFGWRAMFMIAAASIAAVALVARRQLPRFTPTTVLPYGALLASLAALWREHGALRRAALAQGLLSVGFSAFWSTLAVMLHGAPFHLGSEAAGAFGLAGAAGALGAPLAGRLADRSGPERVTRLGAALAALSFAAMLLTPLVSPHAQLWLIGASAIGFDLGVQIALVAHQTIVYGIDPGARSRLNAVLFVCMFTGMAVGAALGSLALARFGWTGVAALASAAALAALAVRLAPRRGAR; encoded by the coding sequence ATGTCCTCTGTTCCCGCCACCCCATCCGCCGCCACCATTGCCAGCCCGCCCCTGCCGGGACGCCTGGTGCTGCTGCTTGCCGTCGGCGCGGGCCTGTCAGTCGCCTCGCTGTACTACAGCCAGCCCATGCTCGGGGTGATGGCACCCGACCTGCATGCCTCCGATTCGGCAACCGGCGCCATCCCGACCCTGACGCAGCTCGGCTATGCGCTGGGCATCCTGCTGCTGGCGCCGCTGGGCGACCGCTATGACCGCCGCCGCATCATCGTGGCCAAGGCAGTGGCGCTGGTCGGCGCCTTGCTGCTGGCGGGCCTGGCGCCCGGCATTGGCGCCTTGCTGGTATCCAGCCTGGTGGTGGGCCTGGCCGCCACCATGGCCCAGGACATCGTGCCCGCTGCAGCGGCGCTGGCGCCCGCGGCGCAGCGCGGCAAGGTGGTCGGGACAGTCATGACCGGATTGCTGCTGGGCATCCTGCTGTCGCGGGTGGTGAGCGGCTTCGTCGCCGCGCACTTCGGCTGGCGCGCCATGTTCATGATTGCGGCGGCCAGCATCGCGGCGGTCGCGCTGGTTGCCCGGCGCCAGTTGCCGCGCTTCACGCCCACCACGGTGCTGCCGTATGGTGCGCTGCTGGCCTCGCTGGCGGCGCTGTGGCGCGAGCATGGCGCCTTGCGCCGCGCGGCCCTGGCGCAGGGGCTGCTGTCGGTGGGCTTCAGCGCGTTCTGGTCCACGCTGGCAGTGATGCTGCATGGCGCACCATTCCATCTCGGCAGCGAGGCCGCGGGGGCGTTCGGCCTGGCCGGCGCCGCTGGCGCGCTGGGCGCGCCGCTTGCCGGGCGCCTTGCCGACCGCAGCGGGCCGGAGCGGGTGACCCGGCTGGGCGCGGCACTGGCGGCGCTGTCGTTTGCCGCCATGCTGCTGACCCCGCTGGTATCGCCGCATGCGCAGTTGTGGCTGATCGGCGCCAGCGCCATCGGGTTCGACCTCGGTGTCCAGATCGCCCTGGTCGCGCACCAGACCATCGTCTATGGCATCGATCCGGGCGCGCGCAGTCGCCTGAATGCCGTGCTGTTCGTCTGCATGTTCACCGGCATGGCCGTCGGCGCCGCGCTCGGCAGCCTGGCACTGGCGCGTTTCGGCTGGACCGGCGTGGCTGCGCTGGCGAGCGCCGCCGCGCTGGCTGCGCTGGCCGTGCGGCTGGCACCGCGGCGTGGCGCGCGCTGA
- a CDS encoding ATP-binding protein: MLHRPRHLRIVLVVLLAWACLMLSGVAAAAGTMELAAATRSATLTDGTVLPARPLTLPDYWDREQPGKSGTLAYELRFDRNWPAADPGGLFVPWAGGSYEVRVNGVLIAAGGRLDAPSSALAKRPYYVAVPPELARAHGNLLRITVAARAYARSGLLPVTVGPAAEVRAQFEQAFRLRVVGPLIAAVLSVVLGGLALLIWWRQRDPLFGLYGLAEVAWSVRLLDYFVDDLAIPAELRSYIVAAAREVFLGAIARFCLLVIRVPWRWLHRTLNAYLWLALPVVAPLAAMSSHPMVFPLSWLVKVGIILTVAGAMVWGALRRPSREATLLAATVGVSALLFLADWIKVWLTGDYYWVHSMTRYVSVPFSVVMAWMLVERYTSAVQSLQDANQVLTERVAQREAQLRAAFARTQKIAAEETALRERGRILRDMHDGLGSQLVTTISMLESGKASSPEIAVQVRHALDSLKLSIDAMQDTGGDLAAVLGNLRYRLGPRIADGGLDIHWEVERLPALAHFTARKVQELQYLLLEGITNVLQHARATALTVTAHADMDAQVIRITLADNGRGFDTGATRGGRGLRNMQVRAAAIGGRLQIRSAPGSTALTVEVPLAPGDGEEAGTDGEGLAPVA; encoded by the coding sequence ATGCTGCATCGGCCGCGCCACCTCCGGATCGTGCTTGTCGTGCTGCTGGCATGGGCCTGCCTGATGCTGTCCGGCGTGGCGGCAGCCGCGGGCACGATGGAACTGGCCGCGGCCACGCGCTCGGCCACGCTGACCGACGGCACGGTGCTGCCGGCGCGCCCGCTGACGCTGCCTGACTACTGGGACCGGGAGCAGCCGGGCAAGTCCGGCACGCTGGCCTACGAACTGCGCTTTGACCGCAACTGGCCCGCGGCTGACCCCGGGGGGCTGTTCGTGCCATGGGCCGGCGGCAGCTACGAGGTACGCGTCAATGGCGTGCTGATCGCCGCCGGCGGGCGCCTGGACGCACCCTCGTCGGCGCTGGCCAAGCGCCCCTACTACGTGGCCGTGCCGCCCGAGCTGGCGCGCGCGCACGGCAACCTGCTGCGCATCACCGTGGCGGCGCGCGCCTATGCGCGCTCGGGCCTGCTGCCGGTGACGGTGGGTCCGGCCGCTGAAGTGCGCGCGCAGTTCGAGCAGGCCTTCCGCCTGCGCGTGGTCGGCCCGCTGATTGCGGCGGTGCTCAGTGTCGTGCTGGGCGGCCTCGCGCTGCTGATCTGGTGGCGCCAGCGCGACCCGCTGTTCGGCCTGTACGGGCTGGCCGAGGTCGCCTGGAGCGTGCGCCTGCTCGACTACTTTGTCGATGACCTGGCGATTCCCGCGGAGCTGCGCAGCTATATCGTCGCCGCCGCGCGCGAGGTATTCCTGGGCGCCATCGCCCGCTTCTGCCTGCTGGTGATCCGCGTGCCGTGGCGCTGGCTGCACCGCACCCTCAACGCCTACCTGTGGCTGGCGCTGCCGGTGGTCGCGCCGCTGGCCGCGATGTCGAGCCACCCGATGGTCTTTCCGCTGAGCTGGCTGGTCAAGGTGGGCATCATCCTGACCGTGGCCGGCGCGATGGTATGGGGCGCATTGCGCCGGCCCAGCCGCGAGGCGACGCTGCTGGCCGCCACCGTGGGCGTGTCGGCGCTGCTGTTCCTGGCGGACTGGATCAAGGTCTGGCTGACCGGCGACTACTACTGGGTCCATTCCATGACCCGCTATGTGTCGGTGCCGTTCAGCGTGGTGATGGCGTGGATGCTGGTGGAGCGCTACACCAGCGCGGTGCAGAGCTTGCAGGACGCCAACCAGGTGCTGACCGAGCGCGTCGCGCAGCGCGAGGCGCAGCTGCGCGCGGCCTTCGCGCGCACGCAGAAGATCGCCGCCGAGGAGACCGCGCTGCGCGAGCGCGGCCGCATCCTGCGCGACATGCACGATGGCCTGGGCAGCCAGCTTGTCACCACGATCTCGATGCTGGAATCCGGCAAGGCCAGCTCCCCGGAAATCGCCGTGCAGGTCCGGCACGCCCTGGATTCGCTGAAGCTTTCCATCGACGCCATGCAGGACACCGGCGGCGACCTGGCGGCAGTGCTGGGCAACCTGCGCTACCGCCTGGGTCCGCGCATCGCCGATGGGGGGCTCGACATCCACTGGGAGGTCGAGCGCCTGCCCGCGCTGGCGCATTTCACCGCGCGCAAGGTGCAGGAGCTGCAATACCTGCTGCTCGAAGGCATCACCAACGTGCTGCAGCACGCGCGGGCAACCGCCCTTACCGTGACCGCCCACGCGGACATGGACGCGCAGGTGATCCGGATCACGCTGGCCGACAACGGCCGCGGCTTCGACACCGGGGCCACGCGCGGCGGGCGCGGGCTGCGCAACATGCAGGTGCGCGCGGCGGCCATCGGCGGGCGCTTGCAGATCCGGTCGGCGCCGGGCAGTACGGCGCTGACGGTGGAGGTTCCGCTGGCGCCGGGAGACGGCGAGGAGGCCGGCACGGACGGGGAGGGGCTCGCGCCCGTCGCGTAG
- a CDS encoding response regulator has protein sequence MASTTSVLIVEDDPAALSRLVQAVEMHAPATVVAGCTASAAEALAWLAQHQPDVLLCDLGLPDGSGIDVIRAARERYPACDCMVVTVFGDDHHVLASIEAGAIGYLLKDETTDRIAASIGELRAGGSPMSPLIARQVVNRLRGAPAEAVARDAAATGAVVLSVRENEILDLISRGYTYAETARYLGLSVHTVQSHIKNIYGKLAVRSRGEAVFEAAKLGLLKSL, from the coding sequence ATGGCAAGCACAACTAGTGTCCTGATCGTGGAGGATGACCCGGCGGCGCTGAGCCGCCTGGTGCAGGCCGTCGAGATGCATGCGCCGGCCACCGTGGTGGCAGGCTGCACCGCCAGCGCGGCGGAGGCCCTGGCCTGGCTGGCGCAGCACCAGCCCGACGTGCTGCTGTGCGACCTCGGCCTGCCGGACGGCAGCGGCATCGACGTGATCCGCGCCGCGCGCGAACGTTATCCCGCCTGCGACTGCATGGTGGTCACGGTGTTCGGCGACGACCACCACGTGCTGGCCAGCATCGAGGCGGGCGCCATCGGCTACCTGCTCAAGGACGAAACCACGGACCGCATCGCCGCCTCCATCGGCGAACTGCGCGCGGGCGGCTCGCCGATGAGCCCGCTGATCGCGCGGCAGGTGGTGAACCGGCTGCGCGGCGCGCCGGCAGAGGCGGTTGCGCGCGATGCCGCGGCCACCGGCGCCGTGGTGCTGTCGGTGCGCGAGAACGAGATCCTGGACCTGATCTCGCGCGGCTATACCTATGCCGAGACTGCCCGCTATCTGGGGCTGAGCGTGCATACCGTGCAATCGCACATCAAGAACATCTACGGCAAGCTGGCAGTGCGCTCGCGCGGCGAGGCCGTGTTCGAGGCGGCCAAGCTGGGCCTGCTCAAGTCCTTGTGA
- a CDS encoding penicillin-binding protein activator LpoB, translated as MTHKTAGTPAAREIGHARGEPAGAIPATAAVRLAAGMAACGLAALLAGCLATAPNTAGVAAMELDVSRKGPVSGVGLDGHDIVAMADQMMRDILAQPRFAPGKDGKRPRIALDSANFINDSSQPLDRQLIVDRLRVSLNRAAQSRIQFVSAQTALVERERQAKRSGATDAGTLGLTRARIGADYSLSGRIGSLDSRSAATGMVQRYMQISFELVEVESGELVWSNIYEFQRAAADDVVYR; from the coding sequence GTGACACATAAGACAGCCGGCACACCGGCCGCACGGGAAATCGGGCATGCAAGGGGGGAGCCCGCAGGCGCCATCCCGGCAACGGCCGCGGTGCGGCTGGCTGCCGGGATGGCCGCGTGCGGGCTGGCGGCGTTGCTGGCCGGTTGCCTGGCCACCGCACCGAACACGGCCGGCGTGGCCGCCATGGAGCTGGACGTCAGCCGCAAGGGCCCGGTGTCCGGCGTCGGCCTGGACGGTCACGACATCGTGGCCATGGCTGACCAGATGATGCGCGACATCCTGGCGCAGCCGCGTTTTGCGCCGGGCAAGGATGGCAAGCGCCCGCGCATCGCCCTGGACAGCGCCAACTTCATCAACGACAGCTCACAGCCGCTGGACCGGCAACTGATCGTGGACCGGCTGCGGGTCAGCCTGAACCGCGCCGCGCAATCCCGCATCCAGTTCGTCAGCGCGCAGACTGCCCTGGTCGAACGCGAGCGCCAGGCCAAGCGCAGCGGCGCCACCGATGCCGGCACGCTGGGCCTGACCCGCGCGCGCATCGGTGCCGACTACAGCCTGTCCGGGCGCATCGGCTCGCTCGACAGCCGCAGCGCCGCCACCGGCATGGTGCAGCGCTACATGCAGATCTCCTTCGAGCTGGTCGAGGTCGAATCG